GAATAGGTTAGGTAAATTTTCGTAGCTGTTCTAGCATCGATTGCATGACCTGAACAACTCCTCTGAACCCCAGATAAAAAGGTAGAGCTGCCATGGATTTCGCTTATTCGCCCAAGGTCCAGGAACTGCGTGAGCGCGTGACCGCGTTCATGGACACCTACGTTTATCCCGCTGAAGCGGTGTTTGAACGCCAGGTCGCCGAGGGCGATCGCTGGCAGCCGACGGCGATCATGGAGGAACTCAAACTCAAGGCCAAAGCTGAAGGCCTGTGGAATTTGTTTCTGCCTGAATCCGAACTCGGCGCCGGCCTGACCAACCTCGAATATGCGCCATTGGCGGAAATCATGGGCCGTTCGCTGCTGGGCCCTGAGCCGTTCAACTGCTCCGCACCGGACACCGGCAATATGGAAGTGCTGGTGCGTTACGCCAATGAAGAACAGAAACAACGCTGGCTCGAACCGCTATTGCGCGGCGAGATCCGCTCGGCGTTCGCCATGACCGAGCCGGACGTGGCCTCGTCCGACGCCACCAACATGGCCGCCCGCGCTGTGCGTGATGGCGACGAATGGGTGATCAACGGCAAGAAATGGTGGACCTCTGGCGCCTGCGATCCGCGCTGCAAGATTCTGATCTTCATGGGCCTGAGCAACCCGGATGCACCGCGCCATGCGCAGCACTCAATGATTCTGGTACCGGTGGATGCCCCGGGCGTGAAGATTGTGCGTCCGCTGCCGGTGTTCGGTTATGACGACGCGCCTCACGGTCACGCCGAAGTACTGTTCGAGAACGTTCGGGTGCCGTACGAAAACGTCCTGTTGGGTGAAGGGCGCGGCTTCGAAATTGCTCAGGGTCGCCTTGGCCCAGGTCGGATTCACCACTGCATGCGTTCGATCGGCATGGCCGAGCGTGCGTTGGAGCTGATGTGCAAACGTGCGGTCAACCGCACCGCGTTTGGCAAACCCCTGGCGCGCCTGGGCGGTAACATCGACAAAATCGCCGACTCGCGGATGGAGATCGACATGGCGCGTCTGCTGACGTTGAAAGCCGCGTACATGATGGACACCGTCGGCAATAAGGTAGCGAAGAGCGAAATCGCGCAGATCAAAGTCGTCGCGCCGAACGTGGCATTGCGGGTGATCGACCGGGCGATCCAGATCCATGGCGGGGCAGGGGTTTCCAACGATTTCCCGCTGGCCTACATGTATGCCATGCAACGCACCCTGCGCCTGGCCGACGGCCCGGACGAAGTACACCGCGCAGCGATCGGCAAGTTCGAGATCGGCAAATATGTGCCTAAAGAGATGATGCGTAGCGGTCACTGACAGGCACCGCGTCATCGTTCATCGCGGGCAAGCCCGCTCCCACAGGTGCAGTGGTGTTCACAGCTTTTGTGTACGACACGGACACTGTGGGAGCGGG
The Pseudomonas lini DNA segment above includes these coding regions:
- a CDS encoding acyl-CoA dehydrogenase, which produces MDFAYSPKVQELRERVTAFMDTYVYPAEAVFERQVAEGDRWQPTAIMEELKLKAKAEGLWNLFLPESELGAGLTNLEYAPLAEIMGRSLLGPEPFNCSAPDTGNMEVLVRYANEEQKQRWLEPLLRGEIRSAFAMTEPDVASSDATNMAARAVRDGDEWVINGKKWWTSGACDPRCKILIFMGLSNPDAPRHAQHSMILVPVDAPGVKIVRPLPVFGYDDAPHGHAEVLFENVRVPYENVLLGEGRGFEIAQGRLGPGRIHHCMRSIGMAERALELMCKRAVNRTAFGKPLARLGGNIDKIADSRMEIDMARLLTLKAAYMMDTVGNKVAKSEIAQIKVVAPNVALRVIDRAIQIHGGAGVSNDFPLAYMYAMQRTLRLADGPDEVHRAAIGKFEIGKYVPKEMMRSGH